In Priestia megaterium NBRC 15308 = ATCC 14581, the following proteins share a genomic window:
- the trpE gene encoding anthranilate synthase component I, whose protein sequence is MTNTYTSFLEDSTEYLTIPIIKKIFIDSMTPVDLFQQVKDEAVYLLESNDESSPWSNYSFIGLNPFLYVEEENGSYLAKNKQLQPMLQGDSFKEVFCKIQQELKVKVPDLALPFKGGAVGFISYDAVSQIEKVNVHAQNDLNMPTFHFIYCQTMLAYNHQTKELMVIHYIQLNEQDKEQQKKEKYREALAEINRYVERIAQTVKEKPMMFESEQREVSFEGVTSSYQKDKFVQDVEKIKEYIKSGDVFQAVLSQRFQIDTTVAGFDIYRVLRLVNPSPYLFYVKVKGVELIGSSPERLIQIENGHLEIHPIAGTRRRGRDAEEDARLYEDLINDEKERAEHYMLVDLARNDIGRVAQYGSVQTPVLMQQVNFSHVMHLISKVTGRLDEKVHPIDALLSAFPAGTVSGAPKVRAMQILNEIEPVARNVYAGTVAYLGFDGNIDSCIAIRTILLKDQTAYIQAGAGVVADSKPELEWKETRNKASALIKTIQLAQDIYDKKEDVYV, encoded by the coding sequence ATGACGAACACGTATACTTCTTTTTTAGAAGACTCTACAGAGTATTTAACCATTCCAATTATAAAAAAAATATTTATCGATAGCATGACACCTGTTGATCTTTTTCAACAAGTAAAAGATGAAGCCGTATATTTGCTTGAAAGTAATGATGAATCATCACCATGGTCCAATTATTCTTTTATTGGCTTAAATCCATTTTTGTATGTTGAGGAAGAAAACGGAAGCTATCTAGCAAAAAACAAGCAGCTTCAGCCTATGCTGCAAGGAGACAGCTTTAAAGAGGTGTTTTGTAAAATTCAGCAAGAGCTGAAAGTGAAAGTACCAGACCTTGCACTTCCTTTTAAAGGAGGAGCAGTAGGGTTTATCAGCTACGACGCCGTATCGCAAATTGAAAAAGTGAACGTACATGCCCAAAATGATTTGAACATGCCTACTTTTCACTTTATCTATTGTCAAACGATGCTTGCGTACAATCATCAAACAAAAGAGCTTATGGTGATTCACTACATTCAGCTTAATGAGCAAGACAAAGAGCAGCAGAAAAAAGAAAAATACCGTGAAGCTCTAGCAGAGATCAATAGATATGTTGAAAGAATAGCGCAGACGGTGAAAGAAAAGCCAATGATGTTTGAAAGCGAGCAGCGCGAAGTTAGCTTTGAAGGCGTGACATCGTCATACCAAAAAGATAAATTTGTGCAAGATGTGGAAAAAATTAAGGAATACATTAAAAGCGGAGATGTTTTTCAAGCCGTATTGTCGCAGAGATTTCAAATTGATACGACCGTAGCTGGATTTGATATTTACAGAGTATTGCGATTAGTTAATCCCTCTCCTTATTTATTTTACGTGAAAGTAAAAGGCGTGGAGCTAATTGGAAGTTCTCCTGAGCGGTTGATTCAAATTGAAAACGGCCATTTAGAAATTCATCCGATTGCAGGAACGAGAAGACGTGGCAGGGATGCAGAAGAAGATGCGCGCTTATACGAAGACTTAATTAACGATGAAAAAGAGCGGGCAGAACACTATATGCTCGTGGACTTAGCAAGAAATGACATCGGCCGAGTTGCACAGTATGGAAGTGTCCAAACACCAGTATTAATGCAGCAGGTTAACTTTTCGCACGTCATGCACTTGATTTCTAAAGTGACAGGGCGCCTTGACGAAAAAGTACATCCCATTGATGCGCTGCTTTCTGCATTTCCAGCGGGTACCGTATCTGGCGCTCCAAAAGTGCGAGCGATGCAAATCTTAAATGAAATTGAACCAGTGGCGCGAAATGTATATGCAGGAACCGTAGCATATCTCGGATTTGATGGAAACATTGATTCGTGCATTGCGATTCGGACCATTCTTTTGAAAGATCAGACCGCTTATATCCAGGCTGGAGCAGGAGTGGTTGCTGACTC